A region from the Variovorax paradoxus genome encodes:
- a CDS encoding D-amino acid dehydrogenase yields the protein MQVLILGSGVIGTSVAYYLARAGHDVTVLERQPAPALETSFGNAGEVSPGYSAPWAGPGVPLKAIKWMLMQHSPLVIKPMLDPAMWRWGLAMLCNCTQARYELNKGRMVRLAEYSRDCLKALRADTGIRYDERALGTLQLFRTQKQLDGIAKDVEVLQASGVPYQVLDREGCVQYEPALAAVKNKFVGGLRLPGDETGDCFKFTQALAVLAEAAGAKFRFGVAIQAIEHGASGVIAVNTDAGRFTADRYVAALGSYTPAMVKPLGIDLPVYPVKGFSITVPISDASGAPESTVMDETFKVAVTRLGDRIRVGGTAQLSGFDLRLDAKRRDTLEHVVTDLFPKGGNVGDASFWTGLRPMTPDGTPVIGATRIPNLMLSTGHGTLGWTMAAGTGRVMADLIDGRSPAIDMEGLTVARYGA from the coding sequence ATGCAGGTTCTGATCCTCGGCAGCGGTGTCATCGGCACCTCGGTGGCGTACTACCTGGCGCGCGCCGGCCACGATGTGACGGTGCTCGAGCGCCAGCCCGCTCCCGCGCTCGAAACGAGCTTCGGCAACGCGGGCGAGGTGTCGCCGGGCTACTCCGCGCCATGGGCCGGGCCCGGCGTGCCGCTCAAGGCCATCAAGTGGATGCTCATGCAGCACAGCCCGCTGGTGATCAAGCCCATGCTCGATCCGGCCATGTGGCGCTGGGGCCTGGCGATGCTGTGCAATTGCACGCAGGCGCGCTACGAGCTCAACAAGGGCCGGATGGTCCGGCTTGCCGAGTACAGCCGCGACTGCCTGAAGGCGCTGCGCGCCGACACCGGCATCCGGTATGACGAACGCGCGCTCGGCACCCTGCAGCTCTTTCGGACCCAGAAGCAGCTCGACGGCATTGCCAAGGACGTGGAAGTGCTCCAGGCCTCCGGCGTGCCCTACCAGGTGCTCGACCGCGAAGGCTGCGTGCAGTACGAGCCGGCGCTCGCGGCGGTCAAGAACAAGTTCGTCGGCGGGCTGCGCCTGCCGGGCGACGAGACCGGCGACTGCTTCAAGTTCACGCAGGCGCTGGCTGTGCTGGCCGAGGCGGCCGGTGCGAAGTTCCGCTTCGGCGTGGCCATTCAGGCCATCGAGCACGGTGCCAGCGGCGTCATTGCCGTGAACACCGATGCCGGCCGCTTCACCGCAGACCGCTACGTGGCGGCGCTGGGCAGCTACACGCCCGCCATGGTCAAGCCGCTGGGCATCGACCTGCCGGTGTATCCGGTCAAGGGCTTCTCGATCACCGTGCCCATCTCCGATGCCAGTGGCGCGCCGGAATCCACCGTGATGGACGAGACCTTCAAGGTGGCTGTCACCCGGCTCGGCGACCGCATCCGCGTGGGCGGCACCGCGCAGCTCTCGGGCTTCGACCTGCGGCTCGATGCGAAGCGGCGCGACACGCTCGAGCACGTGGTGACCGACCTCTTTCCGAAGGGCGGCAATGTGGGCGACGCTTCCTTCTGGACCGGCCTGCGTCCCATGACGCCCGACGGCACGCCGGTGATCGGCGCCACGCGGATTCCGAACCTGATGCTGAGCACCGGCCACGGCACGCTCGGCTGGACCATGGCGGCCGGCACGGGCCGCGTGATGGCCGACCTGATCGACGGCAGGAGCCCCGCCATCGACATGGAAGGGCTGACGGTGGCGCGCTACGGCGCGTGA
- a CDS encoding cupin domain-containing protein codes for MSDLSEQQKITDTAGNTLAQPEGSSLAEWMNTRIARYETRKYDWDALKFQADLDPKFRRAQMRYVGTGGTGVAKDVNTVPAEHFTFSTMVIPAGHEGPPHLHTDVEEVFFLIRGKLKVVIEKDGERFETIMTDRDLISVPPGVYREEINIGDEDALMCVMLGAKKPVTPTYPADHPLASIKR; via the coding sequence ATGAGCGATTTGTCCGAACAGCAGAAGATCACCGATACCGCCGGCAACACGCTGGCGCAGCCCGAAGGCAGCAGCCTGGCCGAGTGGATGAACACCCGCATTGCGCGCTACGAAACCCGCAAGTACGACTGGGACGCGCTGAAGTTTCAGGCCGACCTCGATCCCAAGTTCCGCCGCGCGCAGATGCGCTACGTGGGCACCGGCGGCACCGGTGTTGCGAAGGACGTCAACACCGTGCCGGCCGAGCACTTCACCTTCTCCACCATGGTGATTCCGGCCGGCCATGAAGGCCCGCCGCACCTGCACACCGACGTGGAGGAAGTGTTTTTCCTGATCCGCGGCAAGCTCAAGGTGGTGATCGAGAAGGACGGCGAGCGCTTCGAGACCATCATGACCGACCGCGACCTGATCTCGGTGCCGCCCGGCGTGTACCGCGAAGAGATCAACATCGGCGACGAAGACGCGCTGATGTGCGTGATGCTGGGCGCGAAGAAGCCCGTGACGCCGACCTACCCGGCCGACCATCCGCTGGCCAGCATCAAGCGCTGA
- a CDS encoding alpha/beta fold hydrolase: MNDAIATDAPNSLPASELALLEARFPARAVPVGGAAVVSVRERGAGPAIVCLHGIGSGAASWLNVALLLAPQARVIAWDAPGYGASTPLAAAQPSAADYAQRLHGLLDALDIQSCVLVGHSLGGLTAGSAARKDSALASRIHRLVLISPAAGYGAPHREEARRKVRAERLATLDQLGIAGMAAKRAQRLVSESASELARQWVRWNMAQLNEGGYRQAVELLCSADLLADLPPAMPVRVACGALDAVTTPEACAEVARRCGVPLEPIAEAGHASYVEQPQAVAALLRQVLAA, translated from the coding sequence ATGAACGACGCCATCGCCACCGACGCGCCGAACTCCTTGCCCGCTTCCGAGCTGGCGCTGCTGGAGGCCCGCTTTCCGGCGCGCGCCGTGCCGGTGGGCGGCGCGGCCGTGGTGTCGGTGCGCGAACGCGGCGCGGGCCCGGCCATCGTCTGCCTGCACGGCATCGGCTCGGGTGCGGCCTCGTGGCTCAACGTCGCTTTGCTGCTGGCGCCGCAGGCCCGCGTGATCGCGTGGGATGCGCCGGGCTACGGCGCGTCGACGCCGCTCGCGGCCGCGCAGCCTTCCGCGGCAGACTATGCGCAGCGGCTGCACGGCCTGCTCGATGCGCTCGACATTCAGTCCTGCGTGCTGGTCGGCCACTCGCTCGGTGGGCTCACTGCCGGGTCTGCAGCGCGCAAGGATTCGGCCCTGGCTTCGCGCATCCACCGCCTGGTGCTGATCAGCCCGGCCGCCGGCTATGGCGCACCGCATCGCGAGGAAGCCCGCCGCAAGGTGCGCGCCGAGCGGCTCGCCACGCTCGACCAGCTCGGTATCGCCGGCATGGCCGCGAAGCGCGCGCAACGCCTCGTGTCCGAGAGCGCCAGCGAACTCGCGCGCCAGTGGGTACGGTGGAATATGGCGCAGCTGAACGAGGGCGGCTACCGCCAGGCCGTCGAGCTGCTGTGCAGCGCCGACCTGCTGGCCGACCTGCCGCCCGCCATGCCGGTGCGCGTGGCCTGCGGCGCGCTCGACGCCGTCACCACGCCCGAGGCCTGCGCCGAAGTCGCGCGCCGGTGCGGCGTGCCGCTCGAGCCGATTGCCGAGGCCGGACACGCGAGCTACGTGGAGCAGCCCCAAGCCGTTGCCGCGCTGCTGCGCCAAGTGCTGGCCGCCTGA
- the alaS gene encoding alanine--tRNA ligase has product MSQPTITVADIRKTFLDFFASKGHTVVASSSLVPGNDPTLMFTNSGMVQFKDVFLGEDKRPYVRAASVQACLRAGGKHNDLENVGYTARHHTFFEMLGNWSFGDYFKRESLTWAFELLTKVYKLPAEKLWATVYIEDDEAYDIWTKEIGLPPERVVRIGDNKGGRYMSDNFWMMADTGPCGPCSEIFYDHGPEIPGGPPGSPDEDGDRYIEIWNNVFMQFDMQPDGSVRKLPAPCVDTGMGLERLAAILQHVHSNYEIDIFDALIKAAARETGEKDLGNNSLRVIADHIRATSFLVADGVIPSNEGRGYVQRRIVRRAIRHGYKLGQKKPFFHKLVPDLVKLMGDAYPKLKVDEKRITEILKAEEERFFETLANGMEILDAALAGDAKTLPGEVAFKLHDTYGFPLDLSADVCRERGVSVDEAGFNAAMEKQKAAGRAAGKFKMDRNVEYGGAGNVFTGYEHLEENARVVALYFEGAAVQQLKEGQPGIVVLDTTPFYAESGGQVGDQGVLVAEGVQFGVEDTQKIKADVFGHHGTQTQGTLKVGDTVKAAVDTARRAATMRNHSVTHLMHKVLREVLGTHVQQKGSLVDADKTRFDFAHNAAVTHDQILEIEKRVNAEILANTETHARVMDMESAQKTGAMMLFGEKYGESVRVLDIGSSRELCGGTHVGRTGDIGLFKIVSEGGVAAGVRRIEAVTGANALGYLQDLEATVQSVAATLKSPAAELQGRLVQVLEQVRALEREVGSLKGKLASSKGDELLAQAVDVNGIKVLAAKLDGADAKTLRDTMDKLKDKLKTAVVVLAAVDGAKVQVAAGVTSDTVGKVKAGELVNFVAQQVGGKGGGKADMAMAGGTDAAGLPAALQSVQAWVAERT; this is encoded by the coding sequence ATGAGCCAGCCCACAATCACGGTCGCGGACATCCGCAAGACCTTTCTCGATTTCTTCGCTTCCAAGGGCCACACGGTGGTGGCCTCGAGCTCGCTGGTGCCGGGCAACGACCCGACGCTCATGTTCACCAACTCGGGCATGGTGCAGTTCAAGGACGTGTTCCTCGGCGAAGACAAGCGCCCCTACGTGCGCGCCGCCTCGGTCCAGGCCTGCCTGCGCGCCGGCGGCAAGCACAACGACCTCGAGAACGTGGGCTACACCGCGCGCCACCACACCTTCTTCGAGATGCTGGGCAACTGGAGCTTCGGCGATTATTTCAAGCGCGAATCGCTCACCTGGGCCTTCGAGCTGCTCACCAAGGTCTACAAGCTGCCGGCCGAAAAGCTCTGGGCCACGGTCTACATCGAGGACGACGAGGCCTACGACATCTGGACCAAGGAAATCGGCCTGCCGCCCGAGCGCGTGGTGCGCATCGGCGACAACAAGGGCGGGCGCTACATGTCCGACAACTTCTGGATGATGGCGGACACCGGCCCCTGCGGCCCGTGCTCCGAGATCTTCTACGACCACGGCCCCGAGATCCCCGGCGGCCCGCCCGGCTCGCCCGACGAAGACGGCGACCGCTACATCGAGATCTGGAACAACGTGTTCATGCAGTTCGACATGCAGCCCGACGGCTCGGTCAGGAAGCTGCCCGCACCCTGCGTGGACACCGGCATGGGCCTGGAGCGCCTGGCCGCGATCCTGCAGCACGTGCACAGCAACTACGAGATCGACATCTTCGATGCGCTCATCAAGGCCGCTGCGCGCGAAACCGGCGAGAAAGACCTGGGCAACAACTCGCTGCGCGTGATTGCCGACCACATCCGCGCCACCTCGTTCCTGGTGGCCGACGGCGTCATTCCGTCGAACGAAGGCCGCGGCTACGTGCAGCGCCGCATCGTGCGCCGCGCCATCCGCCACGGCTACAAGCTGGGCCAGAAGAAGCCGTTCTTCCACAAGCTGGTGCCCGACCTCGTCAAGCTGATGGGCGATGCCTATCCGAAGCTCAAGGTCGACGAAAAGCGCATCACCGAAATCCTGAAGGCCGAGGAAGAGCGCTTCTTCGAGACGCTGGCCAACGGCATGGAAATTCTCGACGCGGCCCTGGCCGGCGATGCGAAGACGCTGCCGGGCGAAGTCGCTTTCAAGCTGCACGACACCTACGGCTTTCCGCTCGACCTGTCGGCCGACGTGTGCCGCGAGCGCGGCGTGAGCGTCGACGAAGCCGGCTTCAACGCCGCGATGGAAAAGCAGAAGGCCGCGGGCCGCGCTGCCGGCAAGTTCAAGATGGACCGCAACGTCGAATATGGCGGCGCGGGCAACGTCTTCACCGGCTACGAACACCTGGAAGAAAACGCCAGGGTCGTGGCGCTGTACTTCGAAGGCGCGGCCGTGCAGCAATTGAAGGAAGGCCAGCCCGGCATCGTGGTGCTAGACACCACGCCGTTCTATGCCGAGAGCGGCGGCCAGGTGGGCGACCAGGGCGTGCTGGTGGCCGAAGGCGTGCAGTTCGGCGTGGAAGACACGCAGAAGATCAAGGCCGACGTGTTCGGCCACCACGGCACGCAGACCCAGGGCACGCTGAAGGTGGGCGACACGGTCAAGGCCGCGGTCGACACCGCGCGCCGCGCCGCCACCATGCGCAACCACTCGGTCACGCACCTGATGCACAAGGTCCTGCGCGAAGTGCTGGGCACGCACGTGCAGCAGAAGGGCTCGCTGGTCGATGCCGACAAGACGCGCTTCGACTTCGCGCACAACGCGGCCGTCACGCATGACCAGATCCTGGAGATCGAGAAGCGCGTGAACGCCGAGATCCTGGCCAACACCGAAACGCATGCGCGCGTGATGGACATGGAGTCGGCCCAGAAGACCGGCGCCATGATGCTGTTCGGCGAGAAATACGGCGAGAGCGTGCGCGTGCTCGACATCGGCAGCAGCCGCGAACTCTGCGGCGGCACCCACGTGGGCCGCACCGGCGACATCGGCCTGTTCAAGATCGTGAGCGAAGGCGGCGTGGCCGCCGGCGTGCGCCGCATCGAGGCCGTCACGGGCGCCAATGCGCTCGGCTATTTGCAAGACCTCGAAGCCACGGTGCAGAGCGTGGCCGCCACGCTCAAGTCGCCCGCGGCCGAGCTGCAGGGCCGCCTCGTGCAGGTGCTGGAGCAGGTGAGGGCGCTGGAGCGCGAGGTGGGTTCGCTCAAGGGCAAGCTCGCATCGTCCAAGGGCGACGAGCTGCTGGCGCAGGCGGTCGACGTCAACGGCATCAAGGTGCTGGCCGCCAAGCTCGACGGCGCCGACGCCAAGACGCTGCGCGACACCATGGACAAGCTCAAGGACAAGCTCAAGACGGCCGTGGTCGTGCTGGCCGCGGTCGACGGCGCCAAGGTGCAGGTGGCCGCGGGCGTCACGAGCGACACGGTCGGCAAGGTCAAGGCCGGCGAGCTGGTCAACTTCGTCGCGCAGCAGGTGGGCGGCAAGGGCGGCGGCAAGGCCGACATGGCCATGGCCGGCGGCACCGATGCCGCGGGCCTGCCCGCAGCGCTCCAATCGGTGCAGGCCTGGGTGGCGGAACGCACCTGA
- a CDS encoding IclR family transcriptional regulator, translated as MATNDNETMEEGGERYNVPALERGLRVLCEFSRESRTLSAPELARRLDLPRSTVFRLLTTLENMGFLERAEGGRDYRLGLAVLRLGFEYLASLELTQLGTPLLNRLCDELRTPCNLVVRDGRSIVYVAKVAPPTPFASSVTVGTRLPAHATVLGRVLLEDLTLPQLRALYPEDKLETFSPSTPKTVSELFDMVQADRTRGYVLGEGFFESNISSIAAPVRDHSGHIVAALGATITSGHIEENRMDEMVQRVRGTAEEISGLLNYSPARAQKVVPLRSA; from the coding sequence ATGGCCACCAACGACAACGAGACAATGGAAGAGGGCGGCGAGCGCTACAACGTGCCGGCGCTCGAACGCGGCCTGCGCGTGCTGTGCGAGTTCAGCCGGGAGAGCCGCACGCTCTCTGCGCCTGAGCTCGCGCGCCGCCTCGACCTGCCGCGCTCGACCGTGTTCCGGCTTCTCACCACGCTGGAGAACATGGGCTTTCTCGAGCGCGCCGAGGGCGGGCGCGACTACCGCCTGGGCCTGGCCGTGCTGCGCCTGGGCTTCGAATACCTGGCCTCGCTCGAGCTCACCCAGCTGGGCACGCCGCTGCTCAATCGCCTGTGCGACGAACTGCGCACGCCCTGCAACCTGGTGGTGCGCGACGGCCGCTCCATCGTCTACGTGGCCAAGGTGGCGCCGCCCACGCCCTTCGCAAGCTCGGTCACCGTGGGCACGCGCCTGCCGGCCCATGCCACGGTGCTCGGCCGCGTGCTGCTCGAAGACCTCACGCTGCCGCAGCTGCGCGCGCTCTACCCGGAAGACAAGCTCGAGACCTTCTCGCCGAGCACGCCCAAGACCGTGAGCGAGCTGTTCGACATGGTGCAGGCCGACCGCACGCGCGGCTATGTGCTGGGCGAGGGCTTCTTCGAATCGAACATCTCCAGCATCGCGGCGCCGGTGCGCGACCACAGCGGCCACATCGTGGCGGCCCTGGGCGCCACCATCACCTCGGGCCACATCGAGGAGAACCGCATGGACGAGATGGTGCAGCGCGTGCGCGGCACCGCCGAAGAGATTTCGGGCCTCTTGAACTACTCGCCTGCCCGCGCGCAAAAGGTGGTGCCGCTTCGCAGCGCATGA
- a CDS encoding 2-dehydropantoate 2-reductase, which yields MAQAEVPDRPPGEVLVMGAGTIGCFVGGSLAAAGVPVTFVGRPRVLQGLAEHGLALTDLEGGAHRLPAASLRLSEQVPVGAMPALVLLCVKSGATAAAAAELAFALPAGTLVVSLQNGISNCAAAARVGPTLQVLPGMVPYNVAEIGPGAFHRGTAGRLAAQDDAALRPWLPVFERAGVPLDLYPDLLPVQWGKLLLNLNNPVNALSGLPLRDELLQRGYRRCFAALIDEALGVLGSAGIAPAQVAAVPAQRLSAVLRLPDWLFRIVAARMLRIDAKARSSMADDLTLGRRTEIDALSGEVVRLAQDQDLEAPRNARMFALLEEWPAQPRRWTARQLQDALGL from the coding sequence ATGGCCCAAGCCGAGGTGCCCGACCGGCCTCCCGGCGAAGTGCTGGTGATGGGGGCGGGCACCATCGGCTGCTTTGTGGGCGGCAGCCTGGCGGCGGCCGGTGTGCCGGTCACCTTCGTCGGCCGTCCGCGCGTGCTGCAGGGTTTGGCGGAACACGGCCTGGCGCTCACCGACCTGGAAGGCGGCGCGCATCGCCTGCCGGCCGCGAGCCTTCGCCTGAGCGAGCAGGTGCCCGTGGGCGCGATGCCGGCGCTGGTGCTCCTGTGCGTGAAGAGCGGCGCCACGGCCGCGGCGGCCGCCGAGCTGGCCTTTGCGCTGCCCGCGGGCACGCTGGTCGTCTCGCTGCAGAACGGCATCTCGAACTGCGCCGCGGCTGCGCGCGTGGGGCCCACGCTCCAGGTGCTGCCGGGCATGGTGCCGTATAACGTGGCCGAGATCGGGCCCGGTGCCTTCCACCGCGGAACGGCCGGCCGCCTGGCGGCGCAGGACGATGCGGCGCTGCGGCCCTGGCTGCCGGTGTTCGAGCGCGCGGGCGTGCCGCTCGACCTTTACCCTGACCTGCTGCCCGTGCAGTGGGGCAAGCTGCTGCTCAACCTCAACAACCCGGTCAATGCGCTGTCGGGCCTGCCGCTGCGCGACGAACTGCTGCAGCGCGGCTACCGGCGCTGCTTCGCGGCGCTGATCGACGAAGCGCTCGGCGTGCTGGGCAGCGCCGGCATTGCGCCGGCGCAGGTGGCGGCGGTGCCGGCGCAGCGGCTGTCTGCGGTGCTGCGGCTGCCCGACTGGCTGTTTCGCATCGTCGCGGCGCGCATGCTGCGCATCGACGCCAAGGCCCGCTCGAGCATGGCCGACGACCTGACGCTCGGGCGCCGCACCGAAATCGATGCGCTCAGCGGCGAGGTCGTGCGGCTTGCGCAGGACCAGGACCTGGAGGCGCCGCGCAACGCAAGGATGTTCGCGCTGCTCGAAGAATGGCCGGCGCAGCCCCGGCGCTGGACGGCACGGCAATTGCAAGACGCACTGGGCCTGTAG
- a CDS encoding Bug family tripartite tricarboxylate transporter substrate binding protein: MPSTRRQAIAAAVALGAACATGLARADSYPSKPITLVVAYPAGGDTDALARLFAEKLSARVNQPVVIDNRPGASGLIGSAYVSKAPPDGYTLLLAPSTFSIAQLVLKTGGASGYDVLNGFTPIVQTGSLPLFLVASSASGMTGVKDLVAAAKAGKPLTYASPGSGSPMHILGEMFNRAAGVNLGHVPYKGVAPAVNDVLGGHVPATFITLGPVAPYLANGKMLPLAVASRERSALAPKVPTLLELGYKDVEVTAWNGLWGPRNLPSEIVKTLNGHFNEILKMPDIVSRMAVLGTTPVGGSADALGKINAADFERFGKVIKELGIQAD; encoded by the coding sequence ATGCCATCCACACGCCGCCAAGCCATTGCAGCCGCCGTCGCACTGGGCGCCGCCTGCGCCACCGGGCTCGCCCGGGCCGACAGCTATCCGAGCAAGCCGATCACGCTGGTTGTCGCCTATCCGGCCGGCGGCGACACCGACGCGCTGGCGCGGCTCTTTGCCGAGAAGCTGTCGGCGCGTGTGAACCAGCCCGTGGTGATCGACAACCGCCCCGGCGCCAGCGGCCTCATCGGCAGCGCCTATGTGTCGAAGGCGCCGCCCGACGGCTACACGCTGCTGCTCGCGCCCAGCACGTTCTCGATTGCGCAACTGGTGCTCAAGACGGGCGGCGCTTCGGGCTATGACGTGCTGAACGGCTTCACGCCCATCGTGCAGACCGGCAGCCTGCCGCTGTTCCTGGTGGCGAGCAGCGCCAGCGGCATGACGGGCGTGAAGGACCTGGTGGCCGCGGCCAAGGCCGGCAAGCCGCTGACCTATGCGAGCCCGGGCAGCGGCTCGCCGATGCACATCCTGGGCGAGATGTTCAACCGCGCCGCGGGCGTGAACCTGGGGCACGTGCCCTACAAGGGCGTGGCGCCCGCGGTCAACGACGTGCTGGGCGGCCACGTGCCGGCCACCTTCATCACGCTGGGCCCGGTGGCGCCGTACCTCGCCAACGGCAAGATGCTGCCGCTCGCGGTGGCATCGCGCGAACGCTCGGCTCTCGCGCCCAAGGTGCCGACGCTGCTGGAGCTCGGCTACAAGGACGTGGAAGTGACGGCCTGGAACGGGCTCTGGGGCCCGCGCAACCTGCCGTCCGAGATCGTGAAGACGCTCAACGGCCACTTCAACGAGATCCTGAAGATGCCCGACATCGTCTCGCGCATGGCCGTTCTCGGCACCACGCCCGTGGGCGGCAGCGCCGACGCGCTGGGCAAGATCAACGCCGCGGACTTCGAGCGCTTCGGCAAGGTCATCAAGGAGCTCGGCATCCAGGCCGACTGA
- a CDS encoding SDR family oxidoreductase — MAVPDPSSLQALLAELPANLLAGRRILVTGGARGLGLAFAQCIAAAGAQVVLADILGELAESEAKALRDAGHQAHALAVDLSDPASIEACAAEAVRLLGGLDGLVNNAAITNSGGRDAHQLEIDTWDRVMNVNVRGTWLMGRACRPALAASGRGAVVNLASDTALWGAPNLLAYASSKGAVISMTRSLAREWGGDNITVNAVAPGLTLVEATEYVPMARHQKYLEGRAIPREQQAADVCGATLYLLSGLARFVTGQLLAVNGGFAMH; from the coding sequence ATGGCCGTTCCCGATCCATCGAGCCTGCAGGCCCTGCTGGCCGAACTGCCCGCCAACCTGCTGGCAGGCCGCCGCATCCTCGTGACCGGCGGCGCGCGCGGGCTTGGGCTTGCCTTTGCGCAGTGCATCGCGGCGGCCGGTGCGCAGGTGGTGCTGGCCGACATCCTCGGCGAACTGGCCGAGAGCGAAGCCAAGGCGCTGCGAGATGCCGGCCACCAGGCGCATGCGCTGGCCGTCGACCTGTCGGACCCGGCCTCGATCGAAGCCTGCGCGGCAGAGGCGGTTCGCCTGCTTGGCGGGCTCGACGGCCTCGTCAACAACGCAGCCATCACCAACTCGGGCGGACGCGATGCGCACCAGCTCGAGATCGACACCTGGGACCGCGTGATGAACGTCAACGTGCGCGGCACCTGGCTCATGGGCCGGGCCTGCCGGCCCGCGCTCGCGGCCAGCGGGCGCGGCGCGGTGGTCAACCTCGCGTCCGACACCGCGCTGTGGGGCGCGCCCAACCTGTTGGCCTATGCGTCGAGCAAGGGCGCCGTCATTTCCATGACCCGCTCGCTGGCGCGCGAGTGGGGCGGCGACAACATCACCGTCAACGCCGTGGCGCCCGGCCTCACGCTGGTGGAAGCCACCGAATACGTGCCGATGGCGCGCCACCAGAAGTACCTTGAAGGCCGCGCCATTCCGCGCGAGCAGCAGGCCGCCGACGTCTGCGGCGCCACGCTGTACCTGCTTTCCGGCCTCGCACGCTTCGTGACGGGCCAGCTGCTGGCCGTCAATGGTGGCTTTGCGATGCACTGA